Genomic window (Rossellomorea aquimaris):
CAAACCGGTAGTAGTCGTCCGTCATATAGCTCACATGGACAAGACCTTCAATTGTGTTAGGGAGTTCGACAAACATTCCGAAGTTCGTGACGGAACTGATGATACCGTCGTACTCTTCTCCCACTTTGTCTTCCATATACTCTGCTTTTTTCAGCTCATCGGTCTCACGTTCTGCATCCACTGCACGGCGTTCGCGGCTTGACGTGTGCTCAGCGATATGACCCATTTGGGCACCCCATTTTTCCCGTGTTGCTTGATCAACCTTGCCTTCAATCAGGTAAGTCCTGATTAAGCGATGGACAATCAAGTCAGGGTAACGACGGATCGGTGAGGTGAAATGAGTATAGAACTCTGTTGCCAGTCCAAAGTGACCTAAGCTTTCAGGATCGTATTTCGCTTGCTGCATGGAACGCAGCATCATCGTCGATACAACCATTTCTTCCGGCTGTCCCTGAACATCTTCGACAATTTCCTGAAGAGCCCGTGGATGAATTGAATTAGCTGTTCCTTTTACAATCAAGCCGAAATTTGTAATAAATTCGAAGAAGCGCTGCAGCTTATCTTCTTTCGGATCTTCATGGATACGATAGATGAACGGTACTTCCATCCAGTGGAAATGCTCAGCAACCGTTTCGTTCGCCACTAACATGAACTCTTCGATCAGCTTTTCGGCTACTGAACGTTCACGCAGGACCACATCGGTCGGTTCCCCTTCTTCATCTACAAGCACTTTCGCTTCTTTGAAATCAAAGTCGATGGCTCCACGCTTCATGCGTTTCGTACGGAGAACCTGTGCCAAGTCTTCCATTTCCTCGAACATCGGTACCAAAGGCTCGTATTTTTTCCGAAGTTCTTCATCTTTATCTACAAGAATCTTATTCACATCTGAATATGTCATTCGTTCGGTTGTCTTAATGACGCTTTGGAAGATTTCGTGTTTCACGATATCCCCGTCAGGTGAAATCTCCATATCACATGATAGAGTCAAACGGTCCACCTTGGGATTAAGAGAACATATACCGTTTGATAATCGGTGCGGAATCATTGGGATGACCCGGTCCACCAAGTATACGGATGTACCTCTATCAAAAGCTTCCTGGTCAATTGGAGAGCTTTCTTTTACATAGTACGTTACGTCAGCAATATGTACCCCAAGCTTATAGTTTCCATTGGCAAGCTTCGTTACAGTCACAGCATCGTCCAAGTCCTTGGCGTCAGCACCATCGATCGTCACAATCGTCTGGTCACGCAGGTCTTTTCGATTCGGGATTTCTGATTCATCGATTTCACTTGGCACATTATTCGCCTGATCCATGACTTCTTCAGGGAATTCGATGTCAATCCCGTGTTTATGGATGATAGAGAGAATATCGACTCCGGGATCATTTTTATGACCAAGGATTTCAATGACCTCACCCTCTGCACTCTTGCGCCCTTCAGGATAGGAAGTTAATTTCACGACGACCTTATGTCCTTCCGTTGCACCCATTTGAGCAGACTTTGGGATAAAGATATCACTCGCAAACTTCTTATCATCCGGAATGACGAATCCAAAATGTTTACTTTCCGTGAACGTCCCAACCATTTGGTCGACACCGCGCTCTACGATTCTTACAACGGTTCCTTCTCTTCTGGAACCTGAAGAAGAAGTGGACACTCTTACTAATACTATATCGCCGTGCATGGCGTTATTCGTTTCATTAGGAGGGATGAAGATATCGTCCATTCCTGATTCTTCCGGTATCACAAACGCAAATCCTTTTGCATGAGCGGATACTTTCCCTCTTACCAGATTCATTTTTTCAGGTAAGCCGTAGCGATTACTTCTTGTGCGTACAACCAGCCCTTTCTCTTCCATTACGACAAGAGCCTTTACGAATTCCTTGAAGTTCGTGGATCCTTCAATGCCGAATGCTTCTTCAAGCTCCTGTACCGTCAATGGCTTGTATGCTTCTTCCTTCATGTAGGAAAGGAGCCTATCCACATGCTCTTTAATATTTTCGTCCATGACAATCCCTCCTGATCATCGAATTCATCAAACCGTCCAATCTAATTTCTCCAAGAAACCGTAGACGTCTTCATGAAGCTGTTCTTTTTCTTTATCTAATGTAATCACATGACCGGACTCTTCGTACCACTTAATGTCTTTGTCATCAGATTCAACGTTATCATAGATGATATTCGCAGAATCCGTATTGATCATATGGTCATGCCTTGCTTGTACTACGAACGTCGGTGAATAGATCATATCCACATTTTCGCGCACGTCTGCAATCAATTCCTGCAGGGCCTTCAATGTATTCATCGGCGTTTTCTTAAACTCTTCTATTTCTTTTTCAATTTGTTCTTCAGGTTTTCCTTCAAATTTCTTAAATTCACGGGCGTAATCTACGACCCCTTTATACATGACTTCTTCACTTTTTATATACATCGGTGCACACATAGGGACAATACCCTTTACAGGTACAGTGTAACCTAATTTAAGAGAAAATACCCCTCCAAGGGAAAGGCCGGCAACCGCGATCTCTTCATATCCCTTACTCTTTAAAAGCTCATAT
Coding sequences:
- the rnr gene encoding ribonuclease R produces the protein MDENIKEHVDRLLSYMKEEAYKPLTVQELEEAFGIEGSTNFKEFVKALVVMEEKGLVVRTRSNRYGLPEKMNLVRGKVSAHAKGFAFVIPEESGMDDIFIPPNETNNAMHGDIVLVRVSTSSSGSRREGTVVRIVERGVDQMVGTFTESKHFGFVIPDDKKFASDIFIPKSAQMGATEGHKVVVKLTSYPEGRKSAEGEVIEILGHKNDPGVDILSIIHKHGIDIEFPEEVMDQANNVPSEIDESEIPNRKDLRDQTIVTIDGADAKDLDDAVTVTKLANGNYKLGVHIADVTYYVKESSPIDQEAFDRGTSVYLVDRVIPMIPHRLSNGICSLNPKVDRLTLSCDMEISPDGDIVKHEIFQSVIKTTERMTYSDVNKILVDKDEELRKKYEPLVPMFEEMEDLAQVLRTKRMKRGAIDFDFKEAKVLVDEEGEPTDVVLRERSVAEKLIEEFMLVANETVAEHFHWMEVPFIYRIHEDPKEDKLQRFFEFITNFGLIVKGTANSIHPRALQEIVEDVQGQPEEMVVSTMMLRSMQQAKYDPESLGHFGLATEFYTHFTSPIRRYPDLIVHRLIRTYLIEGKVDQATREKWGAQMGHIAEHTSSRERRAVDAERETDELKKAEYMEDKVGEEYDGIISSVTNFGMFVELPNTIEGLVHVSYMTDDYYRFDERHLAMIGERTANVFRIGDEITVRVVSVNKDERAIDFEIVGMKNNRKEREDRVRSIRTDKGKSDRGKSNRSSDRKKDGEWSTRPPKNNKKKKTNKKHFENAPRSKRKKKK
- a CDS encoding carboxylesterase; the encoded protein is MKTVLPKPFTFEAGPRAVLLLHGFTGNSADVRMLGRFLEKKGYSSHAPHYKGHGVPPEELVHTGPEDWWQDVMDGYELLKSKGYEEIAVAGLSLGGVFSLKLGYTVPVKGIVPMCAPMYIKSEEVMYKGVVDYAREFKKFEGKPEEQIEKEIEEFKKTPMNTLKALQELIADVRENVDMIYSPTFVVQARHDHMINTDSANIIYDNVESDDKDIKWYEESGHVITLDKEKEQLHEDVYGFLEKLDWTV